The following coding sequences are from one Phenylobacterium glaciei window:
- the cyoB gene encoding cytochrome o ubiquinol oxidase subunit I has translation MFPAPAVSPFLGRFTLEALPLHEPIVVATFAVVALGGAAVVGALTWFKLWGYLWREWFTSVDHKKIGIMYMILGIIMLLRGFADAIMMRLQQAMAFNGSEGYLNAHHYDQIFTAHGVIMIFFVAMPLVTGLMNYVVPLQIGARDVSFPFLNNFSFWMTAAGAVIVMMSLFVGEFAQTGWLAYPPLSGIGYSPGVGVDYYIWALQVAGVGTTLSGINLIATIVKMRAPGMGLMQMPVFTWTSLCTNVLIVASFPVLTAVLALLSLDRYAGMNFFTNDFGGNPMMYVNLIWIWGHPEVYILILPLFGVFSEVTATFSGKKIFGYTSMVYATIVITILSYLVWLHHFFTMGSGASVNSFFGITTMIISIPTGAKLFNWLFTMYRGRIRFELPMMWTIAFMLTFTIGGMTGVLLAVPPADFVLHNSLFLIAHFHNVIIGGVLYGLFAGINYWFPKAFGFRLDEKWGKISFWFWVIGFFFAFMPLYVLGLMGVTRRLRTFDDPSLQIWFIVAGFGAALIAVGIAAFLVQIAVSIRNREALRDVTGDPWNGRTLEWATSSPPPEYNFAFTPVIHDNDAWWDMKARGYQRRTTGFRSIHMPRNTGTGVIISGLCVAMAIGLIWYVWWLAAASFAGVLVTAIAHTFNYDRDHDVPADEVAVFEDARTRTLASLGEVRA, from the coding sequence ATGTTCCCCGCACCCGCTGTCTCGCCGTTCCTCGGACGCTTCACTTTGGAGGCCCTGCCTCTGCACGAGCCCATCGTCGTGGCCACCTTCGCAGTGGTCGCTCTGGGCGGCGCAGCCGTGGTCGGCGCGCTCACCTGGTTCAAGCTCTGGGGCTATCTGTGGCGCGAGTGGTTCACCAGCGTCGACCACAAAAAGATCGGGATCATGTACATGATCCTGGGGATTATCATGCTGCTGCGCGGCTTCGCCGACGCGATCATGATGCGGCTCCAGCAGGCCATGGCCTTCAATGGGTCTGAGGGCTATCTCAACGCCCACCACTACGACCAGATTTTCACCGCCCACGGGGTGATCATGATCTTCTTCGTGGCCATGCCCCTGGTCACGGGCCTGATGAACTATGTGGTTCCGCTGCAGATCGGCGCCCGCGACGTCTCCTTCCCATTCCTGAACAATTTCAGCTTCTGGATGACGGCGGCCGGCGCGGTGATCGTGATGATGTCGCTGTTCGTGGGTGAATTCGCCCAGACCGGCTGGCTTGCGTATCCGCCGCTCTCCGGCATCGGCTACAGCCCGGGCGTCGGCGTTGACTACTACATCTGGGCCCTTCAGGTGGCCGGGGTTGGGACGACGCTTTCGGGCATCAATCTCATCGCCACCATCGTGAAGATGCGCGCCCCGGGCATGGGCCTGATGCAGATGCCGGTCTTCACCTGGACCTCACTTTGCACCAACGTCCTGATCGTGGCGTCTTTCCCGGTGCTGACGGCGGTGCTCGCCCTGCTGTCCCTGGATCGCTATGCGGGGATGAACTTCTTCACGAACGACTTCGGCGGCAACCCGATGATGTACGTGAACCTGATCTGGATCTGGGGACACCCGGAGGTCTACATCCTGATCCTGCCGCTGTTCGGGGTGTTTTCCGAGGTCACGGCGACGTTCTCCGGCAAGAAGATCTTCGGCTACACCTCGATGGTCTATGCGACGATCGTCATCACGATCCTTTCCTATCTCGTGTGGTTGCACCACTTCTTCACCATGGGCTCGGGCGCCAGCGTGAACTCGTTCTTCGGGATCACGACGATGATCATTTCGATCCCCACGGGGGCGAAACTGTTCAACTGGCTGTTCACGATGTACCGCGGCCGCATCCGGTTCGAACTGCCGATGATGTGGACGATCGCCTTCATGCTGACCTTCACGATCGGCGGCATGACCGGCGTGCTGCTGGCCGTTCCTCCCGCCGATTTCGTGCTGCACAACAGCCTCTTCCTGATCGCTCACTTCCACAATGTGATCATCGGCGGCGTGCTGTACGGCCTGTTCGCCGGCATCAACTACTGGTTCCCCAAGGCCTTCGGCTTCAGGCTCGACGAAAAGTGGGGGAAGATCAGCTTCTGGTTCTGGGTGATCGGCTTCTTCTTCGCCTTCATGCCGCTCTATGTGCTCGGCCTGATGGGGGTCACGCGCCGCCTGCGGACCTTCGACGATCCGTCCCTGCAGATCTGGTTCATCGTCGCAGGCTTTGGCGCCGCCTTGATCGCCGTCGGCATCGCCGCATTCCTGGTGCAGATCGCCGTCAGCATCCGCAACCGCGAGGCGCTGCGCGACGTGACCGGCGACCCATGGAACGGCCGCACCCTGGAATGGGCCACCTCCTCGCCGCCGCCGGAATACAATTTCGCCTTCACGCCGGTGATCCACGACAATGACGCCTGGTGGGACATGAAGGCCCGCGGCTATCAGCGGCGGACTACAGGCTTCAGGTCCATCCACATGCCCCGCAATACCGGGACCGGCGTGATCATTTCCGGCCTCTGCGTGGCCATGGCGATCGGCCTGATCTGGTATGTCTGGTGGCTGGCGGCCGCGAGCTTCGCAGGTGTTCTGGTCACGGCCATCGCGCACACCTTCAACTATGACCGCGACCATGACGTCCCGGCCGACGAGGTCGCGGTCTTTGAGGACGCCCGCACCCGCACCCTCGCGTCCCTGGGGGAGGTGCGCGCATGA
- the cyoC gene encoding cytochrome o ubiquinol oxidase subunit III — MTAAHQAVLSDGTSPVFHLQDEPHHPEGSSTMLGFWIYLMSDCLIFAMLFAAFGVLGGAYAAGPAPKDLFDLKLVALNTALLLFSSITYGFAMLAMVRGKVSQTQAWLAVTGLFGLGFLGVEFYEFRHLVHEGATPQRSAFLSSFFTLVGTHGLHVTFGVIWLVTLMIQVARGGLTVANQRRLMCLSMFWHFLDVIWIGVFTFVYLLGMLR, encoded by the coding sequence ATGACCGCCGCCCATCAAGCCGTCCTGAGCGACGGGACGTCGCCGGTCTTCCACCTGCAGGACGAGCCGCATCACCCCGAGGGCTCCAGCACGATGCTGGGCTTCTGGATCTATCTGATGAGCGATTGCCTCATCTTCGCGATGCTTTTCGCGGCGTTCGGGGTGCTGGGCGGCGCCTATGCCGCCGGTCCTGCGCCGAAGGACCTGTTTGACCTGAAGCTGGTGGCGTTGAACACCGCGTTGCTGCTGTTCTCGTCGATCACCTACGGCTTCGCCATGCTGGCGATGGTCCGCGGGAAGGTCAGCCAGACCCAAGCCTGGCTGGCTGTCACCGGCCTGTTCGGGCTGGGTTTCCTGGGCGTCGAGTTCTACGAGTTCCGCCACTTGGTCCATGAAGGCGCCACGCCTCAGCGCAGCGCCTTCCTTTCATCCTTCTTCACCCTGGTCGGGACCCACGGTCTGCACGTGACCTTCGGCGTCATCTGGCTCGTCACCCTGATGATTCAAGTGGCCCGGGGAGGGCTGACGGTCGCCAACCAGCGCCGGCTCATGTGCCTGTCCATGTTCTGGCACTTCCTGGACGTGATCTGGATCGGGGTCTTCACCTTCGTCTATCTGCTTGGAATGCTGAGATGA
- the cyoD gene encoding cytochrome o ubiquinol oxidase subunit IV, translating to MSAPTHDHGHADHAVSAHGSLKGYLTGFGLSVALTAVPFGLVMTGALPPQVTGLIVVGFAAVQIVVHMIYFLHMNGKAEGGWTILAMIFTIIIVVITLSGSLWVMSHLNTNMGPAHDMSEAP from the coding sequence ATGAGCGCGCCGACCCACGATCACGGCCATGCCGATCACGCGGTATCCGCCCACGGATCTCTGAAAGGCTATCTGACCGGCTTTGGCCTCTCGGTCGCCCTCACCGCCGTCCCCTTCGGGCTGGTGATGACCGGCGCGCTGCCGCCGCAGGTCACCGGTTTGATCGTCGTCGGCTTCGCCGCGGTCCAGATCGTCGTGCACATGATCTATTTCCTGCACATGAACGGGAAGGCGGAGGGCGGCTGGACGATCCTGGCTATGATTTTCACCATCATCATCGTGGTGATCACGCTCAGCGGTTCCCTTTGGGTCATGTCCCACCTCAACACCAACATGGGGCCCGCCCACGATATGAGCGAAGCGCCCTGA
- a CDS encoding SURF1 family protein: MVLGAVLIVGFFTLGVWQVRRLAWKTALIAQIEARIHAPASPAPGPAQWPSVTRERDQYRHVVVQGVFQHDRETMTQAVTAAGPGFWVMTPLRTDAGFTILVNRGFVPSRLRAGESRPLGLVRGEQRVTGLLRITEPRGGFLRANDPERDAWRSRDVHAIAARRGLREAAPYFVDADATPNPGGWPRGGMTVVRFPNSHLVYAITWFALALGVAVALGVAQRAQRRGDAP, encoded by the coding sequence GTGGTTTTGGGTGCGGTGCTGATCGTAGGGTTCTTCACCCTGGGGGTCTGGCAGGTCAGACGTCTGGCCTGGAAGACGGCCCTGATCGCCCAGATCGAGGCGCGCATTCACGCGCCTGCCTCCCCGGCTCCCGGCCCGGCTCAATGGCCCTCGGTCACCCGGGAACGGGACCAGTATCGCCACGTGGTCGTCCAGGGCGTGTTCCAGCATGATCGTGAGACTATGACCCAGGCGGTGACCGCCGCCGGCCCAGGTTTCTGGGTGATGACGCCGCTGAGGACTGATGCTGGGTTCACGATCCTCGTTAATCGGGGTTTCGTTCCCTCCAGGCTTCGCGCAGGGGAAAGCCGGCCGCTGGGCCTGGTGCGCGGCGAACAACGGGTCACCGGACTGCTGCGCATAACGGAACCTCGCGGCGGCTTCCTGAGGGCCAACGATCCGGAACGCGACGCCTGGCGGTCTCGCGACGTGCACGCTATCGCTGCCCGCCGTGGGTTGAGGGAGGCGGCGCCCTATTTTGTCGACGCCGATGCGACACCCAATCCCGGCGGCTGGCCGAGGGGGGGCATGACCGTTGTGCGGTTCCCCAACAGCCATCTGGTGTATGCGATAACCTGGTTTGCGCTCGCCCTGGGCGTCGCCGTCGCGCTAGGTGTCGCCCAGCGTGCGCAGCGCCGTGGAGACGCCCCTTGA
- a CDS encoding ATP-binding protein, with translation MIRWADLSRLLGLDEREEVVVSPQTANLRNMLLLVQLRWVAVFGQLVTISVVAWGLGVRLPLPWLLVAPVVLTLINLSSLPMLHRGRAPTDRQLFLALFVDVAALTLQLSLSGGVTNPFAPLYLLQVVLGAILLAPAYAWALIAITSLCTAGLSFVYHPLYLVQMSREALFTLYLQGSLVCFVLMAVLLLLFVTRINQNLKARDSYLADLRQQAAEQVHIVRMGLLASGAAHELGTPLASLAVILSDWRRVPIFALDADLAADMGVMQAEVERCKAIVTGILISAGEARGEATIRTTLRTFLTEVVDSWRATHDQVAVDLTDLAGQDPAIISDTALRQVFATLFDNAVEAGARHVQLRPAIARGVLGITVADDGRGFAPEILERLGQPYQSTKAQAGAGLGLFLLVNTLRTLGGTVRAANRIGGGAEVHLSLPLSALALGEANRDA, from the coding sequence TTGATTCGCTGGGCCGACCTTTCCCGCCTTCTCGGCCTGGACGAGCGCGAGGAGGTCGTGGTCTCGCCGCAGACCGCCAACCTGCGCAATATGCTGCTGCTCGTGCAACTGCGCTGGGTCGCGGTTTTCGGGCAGCTGGTGACGATCTCGGTGGTCGCCTGGGGCCTGGGCGTGAGGCTGCCCTTGCCCTGGCTGCTGGTCGCCCCCGTCGTGCTGACGCTGATCAATCTGTCCAGCCTGCCGATGCTGCACCGCGGGCGGGCGCCCACCGATCGGCAACTCTTCCTGGCCCTGTTCGTCGACGTGGCGGCCCTGACCCTGCAACTCAGCCTCAGCGGCGGCGTCACCAACCCCTTCGCGCCGCTATACCTGCTTCAGGTGGTGCTCGGCGCCATTCTCCTGGCGCCCGCCTATGCCTGGGCGCTCATCGCCATCACCAGCCTGTGCACGGCAGGCCTGAGCTTCGTCTACCATCCACTGTACCTCGTGCAGATGAGCCGCGAGGCGCTCTTCACCCTCTACCTGCAGGGTAGCCTGGTCTGCTTCGTGCTGATGGCTGTGCTGTTGTTGCTGTTCGTCACGCGCATCAATCAGAACCTGAAGGCGCGGGATTCATACTTGGCCGATCTCCGCCAGCAGGCCGCTGAACAGGTTCACATTGTGCGCATGGGGCTACTGGCCTCCGGCGCCGCGCACGAACTGGGCACGCCGCTGGCCTCGCTCGCGGTGATCCTCAGCGACTGGCGGCGCGTGCCGATCTTCGCGCTGGATGCGGATCTCGCCGCGGATATGGGCGTGATGCAGGCCGAGGTGGAGCGCTGCAAGGCGATCGTCACCGGCATCCTGATATCGGCAGGCGAGGCGAGAGGAGAAGCAACGATCCGCACCACGCTCAGAACCTTCCTGACTGAGGTCGTGGACAGCTGGCGCGCCACCCATGACCAGGTCGCAGTGGACCTGACGGACCTGGCTGGACAGGATCCCGCGATCATATCTGACACCGCCTTGAGGCAGGTGTTCGCGACTCTGTTCGACAACGCGGTGGAGGCCGGCGCGCGCCACGTGCAACTTCGCCCGGCCATTGCGCGCGGCGTGCTTGGGATTACCGTGGCCGACGACGGTCGGGGGTTCGCCCCCGAAATCCTGGAGCGGCTGGGGCAACCCTACCAATCCACCAAGGCCCAGGCGGGAGCCGGCCTTGGCCTGTTCCTGCTGGTCAACACCCTGAGGACTCTGGGCGGCACGGTCCGTGCCGCCAACCGCATTGGCGGCGGGGCCGAGGTGCATCTCTCCCTACCGCTGTCTGCGCTCGCACTGGGCGAGGCCAATCGTGACGCCTGA
- a CDS encoding response regulator transcription factor: protein MTPEDPRTLVIVEDDSAFAGTLCRSFERRGYTVSWAASHDELRVLLATEAPRYAVVDLKLNGLSGLVCVQTLHALNPETIIVVLTGFASIATAVEAIKLGASHYLAKPASTDDIEKAFGRGSGDAEIPLGTRPTSIKTLEWERIHQTLADTGFNISEAARRLGMHRRTLARKLAKQQVK, encoded by the coding sequence GTGACGCCTGAAGATCCCCGCACCCTGGTCATTGTTGAGGATGACTCCGCGTTCGCCGGCACCTTGTGTCGATCATTCGAACGACGCGGCTATACGGTCAGCTGGGCCGCCAGTCACGATGAACTCCGGGTGCTGCTGGCCACCGAGGCCCCGCGATACGCCGTGGTTGACCTCAAGCTGAATGGGCTGTCGGGCCTGGTCTGCGTCCAGACTCTTCACGCGCTGAACCCGGAGACGATCATTGTCGTGCTCACGGGCTTCGCCAGCATCGCGACGGCGGTCGAGGCGATCAAGCTGGGCGCCAGCCACTACCTGGCGAAACCGGCCAGCACGGACGATATCGAGAAGGCGTTCGGGCGCGGATCAGGGGACGCTGAGATTCCTTTGGGCACCCGGCCGACCTCGATCAAGACCCTGGAGTGGGAGCGGATCCACCAGACCCTGGCCGACACCGGATTCAACATCTCGGAGGCCGCTCGGCGCCTGGGCATGCATCGACGCACCTTGGCGCGAAAGCTTGCCAAGCAGCAGGTGAAGTAG
- a CDS encoding DUF427 domain-containing protein, with the protein MRPRPDPVGPGQESVWSYPRPPVAAHSQAHIVIAHRGVIVADTRDSIRTLETSHPPSYYIPPSAIAPGMLRRAEGSSFCEWKGAATYWDLVIGDLVLPRVGWSYANPSPGFVSLRDHIAFYAGPFDQCCVDGESVTPQAGDFYGGWITSALAGPFKGAPGSLGW; encoded by the coding sequence ATGAGGCCTCGACCCGATCCCGTCGGCCCCGGCCAGGAAAGCGTCTGGTCCTATCCCAGGCCGCCCGTCGCGGCGCATAGTCAGGCCCACATCGTCATCGCGCACCGGGGCGTCATCGTCGCCGATACCCGCGACAGCATCCGTACGCTCGAGACCAGCCATCCGCCGAGCTACTACATTCCGCCGTCGGCCATCGCCCCCGGCATGCTGCGCCGCGCCGAGGGCTCCTCGTTCTGCGAATGGAAGGGCGCTGCGACCTATTGGGACCTGGTGATCGGTGATCTTGTCCTGCCGCGGGTCGGCTGGAGCTACGCCAACCCCAGCCCCGGCTTTGTGAGCCTGCGCGATCACATCGCCTTCTATGCCGGCCCATTCGACCAGTGCTGTGTCGATGGCGAAAGCGTGACGCCTCAGGCCGGCGACTTCTACGGCGGGTGGATTACAAGCGCCCTTGCGGGGCCCTTCAAGGGCGCCCCCGGCAGCCTTGGCTGGTAG
- a CDS encoding thiol-disulfide oxidoreductase DCC family protein, whose product MSHLTVWYDAGCPLCRREIAFMRRLDRAGAIHFVDATGDDVSCPIDRAELLARFHASEDGVLVSGADAFAAMWRAIPLLRPLGLAARRPWVLALLERLYVGFLRVRPRLQRLFERGPA is encoded by the coding sequence ATGAGCCATTTGACCGTCTGGTACGATGCGGGGTGCCCGCTTTGCCGCCGCGAAATCGCCTTCATGCGTCGGCTCGACAGGGCCGGAGCCATCCACTTTGTGGATGCCACGGGGGACGATGTTTCCTGCCCCATCGATCGCGCTGAATTGCTGGCGCGCTTTCATGCCAGCGAAGACGGTGTGCTGGTGTCGGGCGCGGACGCCTTTGCGGCGATGTGGCGGGCGATTCCGCTGCTGCGTCCCCTGGGGCTCGCGGCACGTCGGCCGTGGGTGCTGGCCCTCCTTGAGCGCCTCTATGTCGGGTTCCTGCGCGTTCGGCCGAGGCTACAGCGACTCTTTGAGCGCGGGCCGGCATGA
- a CDS encoding NAD(P)/FAD-dependent oxidoreductase has product MRVGIVGAGMSGLACAEVLARSGHKVTLLDKGRGAGGRMSVRRITTPQGEASFDHGAQYFTLRDSGFRDRAAEWIAKGCLAPWPAAGADAYVGTPGMNAPLRQMAEELPVQWGARVTQLSRQGPGWRLHLETGTTVEVDAVALALPAEQAAELTVSVAPAMAARARSTKTMPCWTVMAAFADRLPTTLDCWRGDDGEPLGWAARNGSKPARTGPEAWVLQASPGWSSENLEAPEDEVASTLLRALWDRLGTAAATPIARAAHRWRYARSGAEGSGAIWDAEHRLGLCGDWLIGPRVEAAWLSGTALAAHIKASS; this is encoded by the coding sequence ATGAGAGTTGGGATCGTGGGCGCGGGCATGTCGGGATTGGCATGCGCGGAGGTTTTGGCGCGCAGCGGACATAAGGTGACGCTGCTGGATAAGGGCAGAGGCGCTGGTGGGCGGATGTCGGTGCGTCGGATCACCACGCCCCAGGGGGAGGCGAGCTTCGACCACGGCGCCCAATACTTCACCCTGCGCGACTCCGGCTTTCGGGACAGGGCGGCGGAATGGATCGCGAAGGGATGCCTCGCCCCCTGGCCGGCGGCCGGCGCGGACGCCTATGTGGGGACGCCGGGCATGAATGCGCCGCTGCGGCAGATGGCGGAGGAACTGCCCGTCCAGTGGGGTGCGAGAGTGACCCAGTTGTCGCGGCAAGGACCGGGCTGGCGCCTGCACCTGGAGACCGGGACCACGGTCGAGGTGGACGCCGTGGCCCTGGCCTTGCCGGCTGAGCAGGCGGCGGAGCTCACGGTGTCGGTCGCGCCGGCCATGGCCGCCAGGGCTCGATCCACGAAAACCATGCCCTGCTGGACGGTGATGGCGGCGTTCGCCGACAGACTTCCAACCACGCTGGATTGCTGGCGGGGCGATGACGGCGAACCGCTCGGCTGGGCCGCCCGCAACGGATCCAAGCCGGCGCGGACGGGGCCGGAGGCCTGGGTGCTGCAGGCCAGCCCGGGCTGGTCGAGCGAAAACCTGGAGGCGCCGGAAGACGAGGTCGCCTCGACCCTGCTGAGGGCCTTGTGGGACAGGTTGGGGACGGCGGCGGCGACCCCGATCGCCCGTGCGGCCCATCGCTGGCGGTACGCGAGATCGGGCGCCGAGGGTTCGGGCGCCATCTGGGACGCCGAACACCGGTTGGGCCTGTGTGGGGACTGGCTGATCGGCCCCCGCGTGGAGGCCGCCTGGCTGTCCGGCACGGCGCTTGCGGCGCATATCAAGGCGTCGTCCTAG